A window of Vulpes lagopus strain Blue_001 chromosome 21, ASM1834538v1, whole genome shotgun sequence contains these coding sequences:
- the CLEC7A gene encoding C-type lectin domain family 7 member A isoform X2, which produces MEYHSGVENLDEDGYTQLDFHSQGITGRPVVLEKVTCATSPHWRPIAVTLGILCLLMLVIAVILGTTGAFSSSCPPNWITHKNNCYLFSTSLASWHRSKIQCSQLHSNLLKIDTAEELEFIVRQVSSQPDNSFWIGLSRHQNEGPLLWEDGSVFSSNLFQIRSTDTQENSSHNCVWIHLSIIYDQLCSVPSYSICEKKMS; this is translated from the exons ATGGAATACCATTCTGGGGTAGAAAATTTGGATGAAGATGGTTATACTCAATTAGACTTCCACTCTCAAGGCATCACTGGGCGACCTGTGGTCTTAGAAAAAG TAACTTGTGCTACCTCTCCTCATTGGCGTCCCATTGCTGTGACTTTGGGAATTCTATGCTTGCTAATGCTGGTGATAGCTGTGATACTGGGTACCACAG GAGCTTTTTCTAGCTCTTGTCCTCCTAATTGGATCACACATAAGAACAACTGTTACCTATTTAGCACATCATTAGCTTCCTGGCATAGAAGTAAAATACAATGCTCTCAACTGCACTCTAATCTCCTGAAGATAGACACTGCAGAAGAACTG GAATTTATAGTAAGACAAGTGTCTTCTCAACCTGATAATTCATTCTGGATAGGACTTTCTCGCCATCAGAACGAAGGACCATTGCTGTGGGAGGATggctcagtgttctcatctaACTT ATTTCAAATCAGAAGCACAGACACCCAAGAAAACTCATCTCACAATTGTGTGTGGATCCACCTGTCAATAATTTATGACCAACTTTGTAGTGTGCCCTCATATAGTATTTGTGAGAAGAAAATGTCATAA
- the CLEC7A gene encoding C-type lectin domain family 7 member A isoform X1, with protein MEYHSGVENLDEDGYTQLDFHSQGITGRPVVLEKVTCATSPHWRPIAVTLGILCLLMLVIAVILGTTAFWRFNSGSNPLKNDNFPSRNKENHSQPTQSSLEDHVAPTKALKTTGAFSSSCPPNWITHKNNCYLFSTSLASWHRSKIQCSQLHSNLLKIDTAEELEFIVRQVSSQPDNSFWIGLSRHQNEGPLLWEDGSVFSSNLFQIRSTDTQENSSHNCVWIHLSIIYDQLCSVPSYSICEKKMS; from the exons ATGGAATACCATTCTGGGGTAGAAAATTTGGATGAAGATGGTTATACTCAATTAGACTTCCACTCTCAAGGCATCACTGGGCGACCTGTGGTCTTAGAAAAAG TAACTTGTGCTACCTCTCCTCATTGGCGTCCCATTGCTGTGACTTTGGGAATTCTATGCTTGCTAATGCTGGTGATAGCTGTGATACTGGGTACCACAG CTTTTTGGAGATTCAATTCAGGCAGCAACCCATTGAAGAATGACAACTTTCCATCAAGAAATAAAGAGAACCACAGTCAACCCACACAGTCATCTTTAGAAGACCATGTGGCTCCTACCAAGGCTCTCAAAACCACAG GAGCTTTTTCTAGCTCTTGTCCTCCTAATTGGATCACACATAAGAACAACTGTTACCTATTTAGCACATCATTAGCTTCCTGGCATAGAAGTAAAATACAATGCTCTCAACTGCACTCTAATCTCCTGAAGATAGACACTGCAGAAGAACTG GAATTTATAGTAAGACAAGTGTCTTCTCAACCTGATAATTCATTCTGGATAGGACTTTCTCGCCATCAGAACGAAGGACCATTGCTGTGGGAGGATggctcagtgttctcatctaACTT ATTTCAAATCAGAAGCACAGACACCCAAGAAAACTCATCTCACAATTGTGTGTGGATCCACCTGTCAATAATTTATGACCAACTTTGTAGTGTGCCCTCATATAGTATTTGTGAGAAGAAAATGTCATAA
- the CLEC7A gene encoding C-type lectin domain family 7 member A isoform X4: protein MEYHSGVENLDEDGYTQLDFHSQGITGRPVVLEKVTCATSPHWRPIAVTLGILCLLMLVIAVILGTTGAFSSSCPPNWITHKNNCYLFSTSLASWHRSKIQCSQLHSNLLKIDTAEELISNQKHRHPRKLISQLCVDPPVNNL, encoded by the exons ATGGAATACCATTCTGGGGTAGAAAATTTGGATGAAGATGGTTATACTCAATTAGACTTCCACTCTCAAGGCATCACTGGGCGACCTGTGGTCTTAGAAAAAG TAACTTGTGCTACCTCTCCTCATTGGCGTCCCATTGCTGTGACTTTGGGAATTCTATGCTTGCTAATGCTGGTGATAGCTGTGATACTGGGTACCACAG GAGCTTTTTCTAGCTCTTGTCCTCCTAATTGGATCACACATAAGAACAACTGTTACCTATTTAGCACATCATTAGCTTCCTGGCATAGAAGTAAAATACAATGCTCTCAACTGCACTCTAATCTCCTGAAGATAGACACTGCAGAAGAACTG ATTTCAAATCAGAAGCACAGACACCCAAGAAAACTCATCTCACAATTGTGTGTGGATCCACCTGTCAATAATTTATGA
- the CLEC7A gene encoding C-type lectin domain family 7 member A isoform X3, producing the protein MEYHSGVENLDEDGYTQLDFHSQGITGRPVVLEKVTCATSPHWRPIAVTLGILCLLMLVIAVILGTTAFWRFNSGSNPLKNDNFPSRNKENHSQPTQSSLEDHVAPTKALKTTGAFSSSCPPNWITHKNNCYLFSTSLASWHRSKIQCSQLHSNLLKIDTAEELISNQKHRHPRKLISQLCVDPPVNNL; encoded by the exons ATGGAATACCATTCTGGGGTAGAAAATTTGGATGAAGATGGTTATACTCAATTAGACTTCCACTCTCAAGGCATCACTGGGCGACCTGTGGTCTTAGAAAAAG TAACTTGTGCTACCTCTCCTCATTGGCGTCCCATTGCTGTGACTTTGGGAATTCTATGCTTGCTAATGCTGGTGATAGCTGTGATACTGGGTACCACAG CTTTTTGGAGATTCAATTCAGGCAGCAACCCATTGAAGAATGACAACTTTCCATCAAGAAATAAAGAGAACCACAGTCAACCCACACAGTCATCTTTAGAAGACCATGTGGCTCCTACCAAGGCTCTCAAAACCACAG GAGCTTTTTCTAGCTCTTGTCCTCCTAATTGGATCACACATAAGAACAACTGTTACCTATTTAGCACATCATTAGCTTCCTGGCATAGAAGTAAAATACAATGCTCTCAACTGCACTCTAATCTCCTGAAGATAGACACTGCAGAAGAACTG ATTTCAAATCAGAAGCACAGACACCCAAGAAAACTCATCTCACAATTGTGTGTGGATCCACCTGTCAATAATTTATGA